In one window of Nitrospira sp. DNA:
- a CDS encoding flippase-like domain-containing protein encodes MLKAALLLLGALTFSVLVWHIGIGRIYEAVTQLGPAAMLVILLPSLLMYILEAYGWLVTLGAWATNVPFWRVLAIRTAGEVVNMTTPTAYVGGEPLKAFLLKRQGVPIVEGLASVVTAKTTMTIAQILFILSGIGLAFWLLGAGGSVGQTAMAGLVSVGLLGFGVGAFVVVQRQGMFGWILKILRRLGLRIQYLESREQQLLDLDRTIAGFYATQRSAFLLSTGLFLLGWLAEALEVFVMILCLGQPVTVLSALAIGALAVLIKGGTFFIPGSLGAQDAGNLLLLTAFGYGDVTGITFALLRRFREFVWIAIGLACLAMLPKGEEPPVPAP; translated from the coding sequence GTGCTTAAGGCGGCCCTCCTTCTGCTCGGGGCCCTGACGTTCTCTGTACTGGTCTGGCATATCGGCATCGGGCGGATCTACGAGGCGGTCACGCAACTCGGCCCCGCCGCCATGCTGGTGATTCTCCTCCCCTCGCTGCTCATGTACATTCTGGAAGCCTACGGATGGCTGGTCACGCTCGGCGCGTGGGCGACGAACGTGCCCTTCTGGCGCGTGCTGGCCATTCGCACCGCCGGAGAGGTCGTGAACATGACGACCCCCACGGCCTACGTGGGCGGAGAGCCGCTTAAGGCGTTTCTCCTCAAACGGCAGGGCGTGCCGATCGTGGAAGGGCTGGCCTCGGTGGTGACGGCGAAGACCACGATGACGATCGCCCAGATTCTCTTTATCCTGTCCGGCATCGGGCTCGCGTTCTGGCTGTTGGGCGCGGGAGGATCGGTAGGACAAACCGCCATGGCCGGCCTTGTCTCTGTCGGGCTGCTGGGGTTCGGGGTCGGCGCGTTCGTGGTCGTGCAACGCCAGGGCATGTTCGGGTGGATCCTGAAGATACTGCGGCGCCTTGGTCTGCGCATTCAATATCTGGAATCGCGTGAGCAACAACTGCTGGACTTGGATCGCACCATCGCCGGATTTTATGCGACGCAGCGCTCCGCCTTTCTCCTTTCGACCGGGCTGTTTCTCCTGGGATGGCTCGCGGAAGCGCTGGAAGTGTTCGTCATGATCCTCTGTCTGGGCCAACCGGTCACAGTGTTGTCGGCCCTGGCGATCGGAGCCCTCGCGGTGCTGATCAAAGGGGGCACCTTCTTCATCCCGGGGAGCTTAGGTGCGCAGGACGCCGGCAATCTCTTGCTGCTGACGGCGTTCGGGTATGGAGATGTGACCGGAATCACCTTTGCCCTGTTGCGGCGCTTTCGGGAATTTGTCTGGATTGCCATTGGGTTGGCGTGCCTTGCCATGCTCCCAAAGGGCGAAGAGCCTCCGGTTCCTGCCCCCTGA
- a CDS encoding CDP-alcohol phosphatidyltransferase family protein — translation MSESTLQRGAELQGLSTAILLPGAGLFGDRPGRGLTDVGPLTPIGGLSLFQRTVLTLQRGGMRQLIVLAGSDEELLKHALARGARVTIPVRWMPVREFPLDDPRTWESLATEVRGFCLIAGVQAVFSKGLIEHLRQSVRDGEALVVTREAGPVEPAMGRRNPVVAFQEGRLISFHNHPGQEGHQVAADLVVLPASILTPPNGAAASPSGAAEPAGMIPVRRWLERAAVEGRVRVVAAAAHAGLWYRDVWDHTSAGLAERTLFRSLKGEAEGFVDRYFNRTFSRLLTQLFLRMKCSPNAITMVATAVGIMSAVGFGIGTYSAGIVAALLFQLAAVIDCCDGEVARLTFTESPFGAWLDIAMDNVVHMAIFAGIACGAYLRQAGTEGAWVPLALGGAAVFGNIMSFWLVTKAQKIGATRGWNTPKQAAWSDFILKNVASRDFSVVVFLFALLDKLDWFLWMAALGSTVFWLMMVWVIRPSARARA, via the coding sequence ATGAGTGAAAGTACACTGCAACGCGGGGCGGAACTTCAGGGATTGAGCACGGCCATTCTATTGCCGGGCGCCGGTCTGTTTGGAGATCGGCCGGGTCGTGGTCTGACCGACGTCGGTCCCTTAACCCCTATCGGCGGCTTAAGCTTGTTTCAACGTACCGTGCTCACGCTGCAACGCGGCGGCATGCGCCAATTGATCGTGCTGGCGGGCTCCGATGAAGAACTGCTCAAGCATGCCTTGGCACGGGGGGCCCGGGTGACGATTCCTGTGCGCTGGATGCCGGTGCGGGAGTTCCCGCTCGATGATCCGCGGACATGGGAATCACTGGCCACCGAAGTGCGGGGATTTTGTCTGATCGCAGGGGTGCAGGCTGTGTTCTCCAAGGGCTTGATCGAGCACTTGCGGCAGTCCGTGCGAGACGGCGAGGCGCTCGTTGTGACGCGGGAAGCCGGTCCGGTTGAGCCGGCCATGGGCCGCCGCAATCCGGTGGTGGCGTTTCAGGAAGGGCGGCTGATCTCGTTTCACAATCATCCGGGACAAGAGGGCCACCAGGTTGCCGCTGATTTGGTGGTGTTGCCGGCTAGTATTTTGACTCCGCCGAACGGAGCGGCCGCATCTCCTTCCGGTGCCGCAGAGCCGGCGGGCATGATTCCGGTACGACGCTGGCTGGAACGGGCGGCGGTGGAAGGGCGTGTCCGGGTGGTGGCAGCTGCGGCCCACGCAGGTCTGTGGTACCGGGACGTATGGGATCATACCAGCGCCGGATTGGCGGAGCGCACCCTCTTCCGCTCGTTGAAGGGTGAGGCTGAGGGATTCGTCGATCGCTATTTCAACCGGACGTTCTCGCGGCTGCTGACTCAACTGTTTCTGCGGATGAAGTGTTCGCCTAACGCCATCACGATGGTGGCGACGGCGGTCGGGATCATGTCGGCCGTGGGGTTCGGCATCGGGACGTACTCGGCGGGGATCGTGGCCGCGTTGCTGTTTCAATTGGCGGCGGTCATCGATTGTTGCGATGGCGAGGTGGCTCGGCTTACGTTTACCGAATCGCCGTTCGGTGCCTGGTTGGATATTGCCATGGACAATGTGGTGCATATGGCTATCTTTGCCGGGATCGCCTGCGGCGCGTATCTCCGGCAGGCCGGTACCGAAGGCGCCTGGGTTCCGTTGGCGCTCGGCGGAGCTGCGGTGTTCGGCAACATCATGTCGTTCTGGCTGGTTACAAAGGCGCAAAAAATCGGCGCGACGCGTGGTTGGAATACGCCCAAGCAGGCGGCCTGGTCCGACTTCATTCTGAAGAACGTCGCAAGTCGGGATTTTTCCGTGGTGGTCTTTCTCTTTGCGCTGCTGGATAAACTGGATTGGTTTCTGTGGATGGCCGCACTCGGCTCCACCGTCTTCTGGTTGATGATGGTCTGGGTGATTCGTCCCTCGGCACGGGCCCGTGCTTAA
- a CDS encoding phosphocholine cytidylyltransferase family protein, giving the protein MKAIILAAGVGKRLWPVTQHKPKCLIEIGGQTLLSRYLESLASVKIRQATIVVGYKQEMIRAAVGSHCHGVDLSYLVNEEFHRGSISSLWIARPALSDDVVIMDADVLFHREILRRLVASPYENCLLMDDTVKQTGEECMVVVQGDRVVALSKKMPDRYDIAGEGVGFLRVRRADTAHVIGSLKGYIDQDRWDMEYEDGLLQYFQDVKVGHEKIGGLPWTEIDFPEDVTKAEREVLPRL; this is encoded by the coding sequence ATGAAAGCGATCATCCTTGCCGCCGGAGTGGGGAAGCGTCTCTGGCCGGTGACCCAGCACAAGCCGAAATGCCTGATCGAGATCGGGGGGCAGACCTTGCTGTCCCGGTATCTCGAATCCCTGGCATCGGTGAAGATCCGGCAGGCCACCATCGTGGTCGGCTATAAGCAGGAAATGATCAGGGCCGCAGTCGGTTCGCATTGCCACGGGGTCGATCTTTCCTATTTGGTGAACGAGGAGTTCCACCGGGGCAGTATTTCCTCGTTATGGATTGCCCGGCCGGCGCTATCCGACGACGTGGTGATCATGGATGCGGATGTCTTGTTTCATCGCGAAATTCTCCGCCGGTTGGTGGCCTCCCCCTACGAGAACTGCCTGTTGATGGACGACACGGTGAAGCAAACGGGCGAGGAATGTATGGTCGTGGTGCAGGGCGATCGAGTAGTAGCCTTGAGCAAAAAGATGCCGGATCGGTACGATATTGCGGGCGAGGGAGTCGGATTTCTCAGGGTGCGACGGGCTGATACGGCCCACGTGATCGGCTCGCTCAAGGGCTATATCGATCAGGACCGCTGGGACATGGAATACGAAGACGGGTTGTTGCAGTATTTCCAGGACGTGAAGGTCGGACATGAGAAAATCGGCGGGTTGCCGTGGACGGAGATCGATTTCCCCGAGGACGTGACGAAGGCGGAGCGGGAGGTTCTGCCGCGGCTGTAA
- a CDS encoding aminotransferase class V-fold PLP-dependent enzyme translates to MILLNPGPVNVSERVRQALLRPDICHRESEFSDLLGRIQHKLLAAFVPGAESDYVAVLLTGSGTAAVESAVMSCLPMAKRMLVINNGVYGERLSSMVGLHRLGVSELKSEWHIKPDPERVRLALRQHPEVHAVSMVHHETTTGLINPVKEIAEVVDSLNRVFVLDSVSGLAGEPIDIAGSHIYMVAGTAGKCIQGFPGVSFVLLRKGFLERMRNYPKRSWYLNLTHYIDDQGKGIVPFTPAVQIYYAFEEALSELLEEGVANRFQRYKRAAVRIRERMATLGVKTLLPSDSLSNTITAFHLPSGISYATLHDQLKARGYVIYAGQGQLESKIFRIANMGALTELQIDGFLGAFEEVVTGAVARA, encoded by the coding sequence ATGATACTTCTAAATCCAGGTCCGGTGAACGTGAGCGAACGGGTGCGGCAGGCGTTGTTGCGTCCGGATATCTGCCATCGCGAGTCCGAGTTTTCAGATCTGTTGGGCCGTATCCAACACAAACTGCTGGCGGCGTTTGTGCCCGGGGCCGAATCCGACTACGTGGCCGTATTGTTGACGGGGTCAGGCACGGCGGCGGTAGAATCCGCGGTCATGTCCTGTCTGCCGATGGCCAAGCGCATGTTGGTCATCAACAACGGCGTCTACGGTGAGCGTTTATCCAGCATGGTCGGACTCCATCGACTCGGAGTCTCCGAACTCAAGTCGGAGTGGCACATTAAGCCTGATCCTGAGCGAGTCCGTTTGGCGCTACGCCAGCACCCCGAGGTGCATGCGGTGTCCATGGTGCACCACGAAACGACCACCGGGTTGATCAATCCGGTCAAAGAAATCGCAGAAGTCGTCGATAGTCTGAATCGGGTCTTTGTGCTCGACTCCGTCAGCGGCCTGGCCGGGGAACCGATCGATATTGCCGGGTCCCACATCTATATGGTGGCGGGGACCGCCGGCAAATGCATCCAGGGATTTCCGGGTGTGTCGTTCGTTCTGCTGCGCAAAGGATTCCTGGAACGGATGCGCAACTACCCCAAGCGATCCTGGTACCTCAACTTGACCCACTATATCGATGACCAGGGCAAAGGCATTGTGCCCTTTACCCCCGCCGTTCAAATTTACTATGCCTTTGAAGAAGCGTTGAGCGAGTTGCTGGAAGAGGGTGTTGCCAATCGGTTCCAGCGCTACAAGCGGGCGGCGGTACGCATTCGGGAACGGATGGCGACCCTGGGAGTCAAGACTTTGTTGCCGTCGGATTCGCTCTCGAATACGATCACGGCCTTTCACCTGCCTTCCGGCATCAGCTACGCCACGCTGCACGATCAATTGAAGGCACGCGGCTACGTCATCTACGCGGGACAAGGACAACTGGAATCCAAGATCTTCCGGATCGCCAACATGGGCGCCTTGACCGAGTTACAGATCGACGGGTTCCTGGGAGCCTTTGAGGAGGTGGTGACGGGAGCGGTTGCCCGCGCATGA
- a CDS encoding sulfopyruvate decarboxylase subunit beta, with protein MRPEQGTMQSRAQAMAALLELLTDQPVIICNGFPSREAHKLADRPTHFYMIGSMGNAPAIALGVALSKPGKQVIVFDGDGNVLMGMGTLATVGALKPKNFIHVVFDNEVYGSTGNQPTISNVVQLEKVARAAGYVNVERVLDRDDLVYEFKDMLKKEGPSMLLVKVNEFVEDAGRVALEPPAITARFMNAIE; from the coding sequence ATGAGGCCCGAACAAGGCACCATGCAGAGTCGGGCGCAGGCCATGGCGGCGCTGCTCGAATTGCTGACCGATCAGCCGGTCATCATCTGCAATGGATTTCCCTCGCGGGAAGCCCACAAGCTTGCCGATCGCCCGACTCATTTTTACATGATCGGGTCGATGGGGAATGCGCCGGCCATTGCGCTTGGCGTGGCGCTCTCCAAGCCAGGCAAGCAGGTCATCGTCTTCGACGGCGACGGCAATGTCCTCATGGGGATGGGTACATTGGCCACGGTGGGCGCGCTGAAGCCGAAAAATTTCATCCATGTGGTGTTCGACAATGAAGTCTATGGTTCCACTGGAAATCAGCCGACCATCTCGAATGTCGTGCAGTTGGAGAAAGTGGCCAGGGCGGCAGGCTACGTCAACGTCGAGCGCGTATTGGACCGGGACGACCTCGTCTACGAATTTAAGGATATGTTGAAGAAAGAAGGCCCCAGCATGTTGCTGGTCAAGGTCAACGAGTTTGTCGAGGATGCCGGGCGGGTGGCGCTCGAGCCGCCGGCCATCACCGCTCGATTCATGAACGCAATTGAATAG
- a CDS encoding sulfopyruvate decarboxylase subunit alpha → MIESDVFVQALENLGVNFFTGVPDSLLGGLIEELLTRKLYTPAVREDEAVAMAAGAYMAGKVPAVLMQNSGLGTSLNTLISLNMIYRQPCILLVSWRGFEGKDAPEHLVMGETMPQLLDTMRIPHRTLSEPTMLDDLRWVGQTVMKQRVPVALLIKKGIIKGLHP, encoded by the coding sequence ATGATCGAGAGCGATGTGTTTGTGCAAGCGCTCGAGAATCTGGGCGTGAATTTTTTCACCGGGGTGCCGGATTCGTTGCTCGGCGGCCTTATCGAAGAATTGTTGACGCGGAAGCTCTACACCCCTGCGGTGCGTGAGGATGAAGCGGTCGCCATGGCGGCGGGCGCCTACATGGCCGGGAAAGTTCCCGCTGTGCTCATGCAGAATTCCGGGCTCGGGACGTCGTTGAATACGCTCATTTCGCTGAACATGATCTATCGCCAGCCCTGTATCCTCCTGGTGTCCTGGCGGGGGTTCGAGGGCAAAGACGCCCCGGAACATCTGGTGATGGGCGAGACGATGCCGCAGTTACTCGACACCATGAGAATTCCACACCGGACGCTGTCGGAACCGACGATGCTGGACGATCTCCGGTGGGTGGGGCAGACCGTGATGAAGCAGCGTGTTCCGGTCGCGCTCCTGATTAAGAAGGGGATTATCAAGGGGTTGCATCCATGA
- a CDS encoding TetR/AcrR family transcriptional regulator translates to MKPTTALSRNPGQDRQASLIASAASLFAAKGFKGTTTKAIARAAGVSEALVFKYFPTKRALYTAILAEKAPLSELLSAVEEVARKRDDQRVFTLIAGYRIRPGADPTMLRLLLFSALEGHELADMFFGKQHRWFYDYLAGYIRTRIEEGAFREIDPLLAARAFIGMVVHHRLLHDIFDVPLHCPHKEIVSTYVELFLNGLRRSSTSRKRGLSRVR, encoded by the coding sequence ATGAAGCCGACGACCGCCCTCTCCCGCAATCCGGGCCAAGACCGCCAGGCCAGCCTGATCGCCTCGGCCGCCAGTCTGTTCGCAGCCAAGGGCTTCAAGGGCACGACCACCAAGGCCATCGCGCGCGCCGCCGGCGTCAGCGAAGCCCTGGTGTTCAAATATTTCCCGACCAAGCGAGCGCTCTATACCGCCATCCTTGCCGAAAAGGCCCCGCTCAGCGAGTTGCTGAGCGCCGTCGAAGAAGTCGCCCGCAAACGTGACGATCAGCGGGTCTTCACCCTCATCGCCGGATACCGCATCCGTCCCGGCGCCGATCCCACCATGCTGCGACTGCTGCTCTTCAGCGCGTTAGAGGGCCACGAACTGGCCGACATGTTTTTCGGCAAGCAGCACCGCTGGTTCTACGACTACCTGGCAGGATACATTCGGACCAGGATCGAGGAAGGCGCGTTCCGCGAGATCGATCCGCTGCTGGCCGCGCGCGCCTTCATCGGGATGGTCGTCCACCACCGGCTGCTGCATGATATTTTCGATGTGCCGTTGCATTGCCCGCACAAGGAGATTGTCTCTACCTACGTGGAACTGTTCCTGAACGGATTGCGGCGTTCATCCACATCCAGGAAGCGAGGGCTGTCGCGTGTCCGCTAA
- a CDS encoding efflux RND transporter periplasmic adaptor subunit, whose product MSANLIRRHPIVTLGIMLFVAVIALVALRLSSGAKSDPRKNRILTVGTMSPIKQDLDVRLTYTADLIPNQLVNIFSRVDGYIAKIYVDKGDLVKANQLLVEIDHTDYVHAVNQAKANLLSAKAKVVQQEAAVRNAALTLDRMQALIKDQFVSQQDLDTALVNRDAALALQDSLRAQVQQMDVALAQAVTNLAYASIRAPFAGYIAERNLDPGAYVSGTTASTSTMSRGILSVHDVETVRTLIEVVEKDVPLVKVGQRADVRAEAYPNEVFEGTVTRIVQALNRATRTMTVEVDLPNKDHRLKGGMFARVEVLVGKHPQAIQIPLDAVSRLEESQYVYVVKDGKAHQVPVELGARSDNRVEVVKGLTGDEQVIVSGKDLVSEGAAVQTQPMDAVKRES is encoded by the coding sequence GTGTCCGCTAATCTCATCAGACGGCATCCGATCGTGACCCTCGGCATCATGCTCTTTGTGGCCGTCATAGCGCTGGTCGCGCTCCGCCTCAGCAGCGGAGCCAAGAGCGATCCCCGGAAAAACCGGATTCTCACCGTCGGCACCATGAGTCCCATCAAGCAGGACCTGGACGTACGATTAACCTACACCGCCGACCTCATTCCCAATCAGCTCGTGAATATTTTCTCCCGCGTGGACGGCTACATCGCCAAGATCTATGTGGATAAAGGCGACCTGGTGAAAGCCAATCAACTGCTCGTCGAAATCGATCACACCGACTATGTACACGCGGTCAATCAGGCTAAGGCTAATCTCCTATCCGCAAAGGCCAAGGTCGTGCAGCAGGAGGCGGCCGTGCGCAACGCCGCCCTCACGCTCGACCGCATGCAGGCCTTGATCAAGGACCAGTTCGTCTCCCAGCAGGACCTGGATACCGCGCTGGTGAATCGCGACGCGGCGCTGGCCTTACAGGACTCCTTGCGAGCGCAGGTGCAACAGATGGACGTCGCCTTGGCCCAGGCCGTCACCAATCTGGCCTATGCCTCCATCCGTGCCCCGTTTGCCGGCTATATCGCGGAACGCAACCTCGACCCCGGCGCCTATGTGAGCGGCACCACCGCCAGCACGTCCACGATGTCGCGAGGAATTTTAAGTGTGCATGACGTCGAAACCGTCCGCACCCTGATCGAGGTCGTGGAGAAGGATGTGCCGCTGGTGAAGGTCGGGCAGCGCGCGGATGTGCGCGCCGAAGCCTACCCGAACGAAGTCTTTGAAGGCACGGTGACCCGCATCGTGCAGGCACTCAATCGCGCCACCCGCACCATGACCGTCGAGGTCGACCTCCCCAACAAAGATCATCGGCTCAAGGGCGGCATGTTCGCCCGCGTCGAAGTCCTGGTGGGAAAACATCCCCAGGCGATTCAGATTCCCCTGGATGCGGTGAGCCGGCTCGAAGAGTCACAATACGTCTATGTCGTCAAAGACGGGAAGGCCCATCAGGTCCCGGTTGAACTGGGGGCCCGCTCAGACAATCGCGTCGAAGTGGTGAAGGGCCTCACGGGGGACGAACAGGTGATTGTCTCCGGCAAAGACCTGGTGAGCGAGGGCGCGGCGGTTCAGACGCAGCCGATGGATGCCGTGAAGCGTGAGTCGTAA
- a CDS encoding efflux RND transporter permease subunit produces the protein MWLTLLALRNRIGILMLSLAMVILGATSLERLPVDLFPNIQVPVAFVGVIYKGAPPLDIEQSVVYPIEKAVSSASNVEHVESFAKQGIGAVQVWFNWGADINVGQMEVMQRITQILNSLPPGILQPFIVKFDVSNIPVAFVTASGGDLDERALYDLAYNTIAPQIEQISNVAAATVEGGKIRQININLDPALLQARGLSILDVVNAVKASNLILPSGDIKAGNLDYNVFTNTQFKTVEPINDVVVKIDQRGNPVRVRDVGVLSDSSDIQTNVVRTDGKRSVYLRVNKQPIANTVEVVDALRKAIPKMIGIPPGVQLGISFDQSVYIRQSIKNLIEQALHGSLLAAAVILLFLRNLTSTLIISVAIPLSILVTFIVLYFTNQTLNVFTMGGLALGIGRLVDDSIVELENIQRHLNVDRNRWDAIVNAAREVAMPIFASTVTTVVVFLPMFFIVGIARLLLIPLTLTIAIALFTSFFVSRTVTPALCYRFLKSEQEAHRSLPSWFVSIMQWSQRRYDALDEGYERSLRWVLAHRRTLLVSVVTIFVGSLMLLPFIGTEFLPVSDESQFRIVLRGPVGQRVEKTVDQVAEVERVLREKIPPDELEAIASSTGVLAQGRSSLFNPNTGPHTSVISVYLASPDKRRRNQVEIMNAVRPAIIKLFPGVAMFFDPGGLVKRVTSFGSQKSIDVEIYGYDFEKARTVIHQVQDLMHKIPGMADIEVSREENYPEVNVVVDREKAALLGISETDVANAVLFSLNGNGQTDPIIFTDPQNGNEYYISAWLAEEHRKDLSAIEHVLLTTKNGEPVLLKNLATLKLNAGPVKIERKYFQRVVHITANPVGRDLGSIAQDLESAFAQMQLPPGFSIRLAGQIQQQRETFEGLTYASALALILVYMVMAAQFKSLIDPFIIMFSVPMGIPGVIVILYLTNTTISTSSLMGIIMMLGIVVSNGVLLVDYTNVLRRRGLDLAAAVVTASRTRLRPILMTSLATVVGLMPMALGLGTGSETNAPLARAVVGGLTVSTILTLFLVPTVYTMLEERFPRRADQLAGADAEADAPATQPA, from the coding sequence ATGTGGCTGACGCTACTCGCACTTCGTAACCGCATCGGCATCCTGATGCTGTCCCTGGCCATGGTCATCCTGGGGGCCACGTCGCTCGAACGGCTCCCCGTCGATCTCTTCCCAAACATTCAGGTCCCGGTCGCGTTCGTCGGAGTGATCTATAAGGGGGCGCCCCCGCTCGACATCGAACAGAGCGTGGTCTATCCCATCGAGAAGGCCGTCAGTTCCGCCTCGAACGTCGAACATGTCGAGTCCTTCGCCAAACAAGGCATCGGCGCGGTGCAGGTCTGGTTCAACTGGGGCGCGGACATCAACGTGGGCCAGATGGAAGTGATGCAGCGCATCACCCAGATTTTGAACAGCCTGCCGCCCGGGATTCTGCAGCCGTTCATCGTCAAGTTCGATGTCTCGAACATTCCCGTAGCCTTCGTGACGGCCTCCGGCGGCGATCTGGACGAACGGGCACTCTACGACCTGGCCTACAACACGATCGCCCCGCAGATCGAGCAGATCTCCAACGTCGCGGCAGCGACCGTCGAGGGCGGCAAGATCCGGCAGATCAATATCAATCTGGACCCGGCCCTGCTCCAGGCGCGTGGCCTCTCCATTCTGGACGTGGTCAACGCCGTCAAGGCCTCCAACCTGATTCTGCCGTCGGGCGACATCAAAGCCGGCAACCTCGACTACAACGTCTTCACCAACACGCAGTTCAAGACGGTGGAGCCCATCAACGATGTCGTGGTGAAAATCGATCAACGGGGCAACCCGGTTCGCGTGCGTGATGTCGGCGTGCTGAGCGACTCGTCGGACATTCAAACCAACGTGGTCCGCACGGACGGCAAACGCTCCGTCTACCTGCGGGTGAACAAGCAACCGATTGCGAACACGGTGGAAGTCGTCGATGCCTTGCGGAAGGCGATCCCGAAAATGATCGGCATTCCACCGGGTGTGCAATTGGGCATCTCCTTCGACCAATCGGTCTACATCCGGCAATCGATCAAGAACCTCATCGAACAGGCCCTCCATGGCTCGCTGCTCGCGGCGGCGGTGATTTTGCTGTTCCTCAGAAACCTCACCAGCACGCTGATCATCTCGGTTGCCATCCCGCTGTCCATTCTCGTGACGTTCATCGTGCTGTACTTCACCAACCAGACGCTGAATGTCTTCACGATGGGCGGCCTGGCGCTGGGCATCGGCCGGCTGGTGGACGATTCCATCGTGGAATTGGAAAACATTCAACGCCATTTGAATGTCGACCGGAACCGGTGGGACGCCATCGTCAATGCCGCCCGCGAGGTCGCCATGCCGATCTTCGCTTCCACGGTCACCACCGTCGTCGTCTTCCTCCCCATGTTTTTCATCGTCGGGATCGCGCGACTGCTGCTCATTCCGTTGACCCTTACGATCGCCATCGCCCTGTTCACCTCGTTCTTCGTCTCCCGCACGGTGACCCCCGCGCTCTGTTATCGCTTCTTGAAGTCGGAACAGGAGGCGCACCGTTCCTTGCCCTCCTGGTTCGTGAGCATCATGCAGTGGAGCCAGCGCCGGTACGACGCGCTCGATGAAGGATACGAACGCAGCCTGCGCTGGGTACTGGCCCACCGGCGCACCTTGCTGGTGTCCGTGGTCACGATTTTCGTCGGATCGCTGATGCTGCTGCCCTTCATCGGCACCGAATTTCTTCCGGTCTCGGACGAAAGCCAGTTCCGGATCGTGCTTCGCGGGCCGGTCGGCCAGCGGGTGGAAAAAACCGTCGATCAGGTCGCCGAGGTCGAGCGTGTACTTCGGGAAAAGATCCCCCCGGATGAACTGGAAGCGATCGCCTCCAGCACCGGAGTGCTGGCTCAAGGACGCTCGTCCCTGTTCAATCCCAACACCGGCCCGCACACCTCGGTCATTTCGGTCTATTTGGCGTCGCCCGACAAGCGCCGGCGCAACCAGGTCGAGATCATGAACGCCGTCAGACCGGCGATCATCAAGCTCTTCCCCGGCGTCGCGATGTTCTTCGATCCGGGAGGCCTGGTCAAACGGGTCACCAGCTTCGGCTCGCAGAAGTCCATCGATGTCGAAATTTATGGGTACGACTTCGAAAAGGCCCGCACCGTCATCCACCAGGTACAGGACCTCATGCATAAGATTCCAGGCATGGCCGACATTGAAGTCAGCCGGGAGGAAAACTACCCCGAGGTCAACGTGGTTGTCGACCGGGAGAAGGCCGCGCTGCTGGGAATCAGCGAGACGGACGTGGCCAACGCCGTCCTGTTTTCATTAAACGGGAACGGCCAGACCGACCCGATCATCTTCACCGACCCCCAGAACGGCAATGAATATTACATCAGCGCCTGGCTCGCGGAAGAACATCGCAAGGACCTGTCGGCCATCGAGCATGTCCTCCTGACGACGAAAAACGGAGAGCCGGTCCTGCTCAAGAACCTGGCGACGCTGAAGCTGAACGCCGGGCCCGTGAAGATCGAACGCAAGTATTTCCAGCGGGTCGTCCATATCACCGCCAACCCCGTTGGCCGGGATCTCGGTTCGATTGCCCAGGACCTGGAGTCGGCATTCGCCCAGATGCAGCTCCCGCCGGGATTCAGCATCCGACTCGCCGGTCAAATCCAACAGCAACGCGAGACGTTCGAAGGCCTCACCTATGCCAGCGCCCTGGCATTGATCCTGGTGTATATGGTGATGGCCGCACAGTTCAAATCACTGATCGACCCCTTCATCATCATGTTTTCCGTGCCGATGGGCATCCCCGGCGTGATTGTCATCCTCTATTTGACCAACACCACCATCTCCACCTCCTCCCTCATGGGCATCATCATGATGTTGGGAATCGTGGTCTCCAACGGGGTCCTGCTGGTTGACTACACCAATGTGCTGCGACGCCGCGGCCTGGACCTCGCCGCCGCCGTCGTCACGGCCTCGCGCACCAGACTCCGCCCCATTCTGATGACCTCACTCGCCACCGTGGTCGGGCTGATGCCCATGGCCCTTGGGCTCGGCACCGGCAGCGAGACCAATGCCCCGCTCGCTCGCGCCGTCGTGGGAGGACTCACGGTCTCGACGATTCTAACGCTGTTCCTCGTGCCGACCGTCTATACCATGTTGGAAGAGCGTTTCCCGCGTCGGGCGGATCAGCTGGCCGGAGCAGACGCCGAGGCCGACGCACCCGCGACCCAACCGGCGTAG
- a CDS encoding SCP2 sterol-binding domain-containing protein codes for MNPTPPKTVRAFFSTLAGKLDPEAAEGLDAVYQFDLNGADGGQYQLQIRDGVCQVSEGTHPDPHVTLAMSGEDCLKVLNGQVSGTMVAMTGRLRISGDMGLAMQLASLFPSLRP; via the coding sequence ATGAATCCGACACCACCTAAAACCGTGCGGGCGTTTTTCTCCACACTCGCGGGTAAACTGGATCCTGAAGCAGCCGAAGGACTGGATGCCGTCTACCAGTTCGACCTGAACGGCGCCGATGGAGGACAATACCAACTGCAGATCCGGGACGGTGTCTGTCAGGTTTCTGAAGGCACCCACCCGGATCCGCATGTGACCCTGGCGATGTCGGGGGAGGATTGTCTGAAGGTGTTGAACGGTCAGGTCAGCGGCACGATGGTGGCCATGACCGGGCGGCTGCGTATCAGTGGTGATATGGGCCTGGCTATGCAGCTGGCCTCTCTCTTTCCCAGTCTCCGCCCCTAA